In Dysidea avara chromosome 3, odDysAvar1.4, whole genome shotgun sequence, a single window of DNA contains:
- the LOC136250206 gene encoding tRNA wybutosine-synthesizing protein 4-like, with amino-acid sequence MAARKGNTNAVRGTNDSSTLSKCSMSQHGYFKDHFLKYFAAKIVRRAPLIHRGYYIRTKAIDWILQSFLCHFSDVTAQVVSLGAGYDSSCFRLLSEGAKSTFIEIDFPQTVHNKSSIIKSTPELHRLLQDPVFDEGSATVPLRSKQYSLVGVDLCNVGFLEQTLSSLISFSQPTLLLSECVMTYMDVKDSQRLIEWVCKEFDNSIFVTYEQVHPNDGFGLVMQEHFRTLGSPLKAVNTFPTLQSQEERYLCAGYGVVDARDMNSAYQQLLSDSERQRIENMELFDEFPEWHLKCAHYTLVLASKGDCSPLHKKVTQEVPLITCGVCQEGTFKLSPVAMENCDPSLSRYGHASVVLTGDTMLLIGGYGPEHGKHSRLGNCLLLHYNRAGRWVTSKLDIIDAAILPAMMHHTATKTSDGRVIIFGGRQSPKSASNVCYQLTNFMDNLDSSNVGAHQSHNKWKIEVVKAKGQLPLPRYKHSAVNVQAMDGTELIIIFGGRTNTGVALDNCSVFSINSNTWEEVVFDGEMPTARFSHSCFTWKNSVYIIGGLGSDFIPLNSIYKLSIETDTRIVSKQLKLFDFPYQYASPAVCHGDVAYLIGGICCQGDGTTGVVTIHLSTMTWSQCGVPADHRVILANHTAHYWRDNNIVTLGGGGNCFSFGTHYNSVYSLQLT; translated from the exons ATGGCAGCTCGCAAAGGCAACACCAATGCG GTGAGGGGCACTAATGATAGCAGTACTCTGAGTAAGTGTTCCATGTCACAACACGGATACTTTAAGGATCATTTCCTCAAGTACTTCGCGGCAAAGATTGTACGTCGAGCACCATTGATCCATCGTGGATACTATATCAG GACAAAAGCTATTGATTGGATTTTGCAGTCATTTCTGTGCCACTTCAGTGACGTCACAGCTCAGGTGGTCTCCTTAGGGGCTGGATATGACTCCAGCTGTTTCCGTCTTCTGTCTGAAGGTGCTAAGTCCACTTTTATTGAGATAGATTTTCCTCAAACAGTCCACAACAAAAGTTCGATCATCAAATCCACACCAGAGTTACACAGACTGTTACAAGATCCAGTATTTGATGAAGGTAGTGCTACTGTGCCATTGAGATCAAAGCAGTACAGTTTAGTTGGAGTGGACTTATGCAATGTGGGGTTTTTGGAACAAACCTTGTCATCACTGATTAGCTTCTCCCAGCCCACTCTTTTGTTGTCCGAGTGTGTCATGACTTACATGGATGTCAAAGATTCCCAGAGACTGATTGAGTGGGTGTGTAAAGAGTTCGATAATTCGATATTTGTGACCTACGAACAGGTTCATCCCAATGATGGCTTTGGACTTGTCAT GCAAGAACATTTTAGAACACTGGGGTCACCACTTAAGGCAGTCAACACATTCCCCACACTACAGAGCCAAGAGGAACGCTACCTTTGTGCTGGCTATGGTGTTGTTGACGCTAGGGATATGAACAGTGCGTATCAACAACTTCTGAGTGACAGTGAACGACAAAGAATTGAAAATATGGAATTATTTGATGAATTTCCAGAGTGGCATTTGAAATGTGCTCACTACACTCTAGTGTTAGCTAGCAAGGGTGACTGCTCTCCTCTTCACAAGAAAGTAACTCAAGAAGTACCTCTAATCACTTGCGGGGTGTGCCAAGAAGGAACATTCAAACTCTCCCCTGTTGCTATGGAAAACTGTGACCCAAGTTTGAGCAGATATGGACATGCTTCAGTAGTCCTGACTGGTGACACAATGTTACTGATAGGAGGCTATGGACCAGAGCATGGCAAGCACTCACGTCTCGGTAATTGTCTATTGTTACACTACAACAGAGCTGGAAGATGGGTTACTAGTAAGCTGGACATTATAGATGCTGCTATTTTACCAGCCATGATGCACCACACTGCCACAAAGACTAGTGATGGTCGAGTGATCATATTTGGTGGACGCCAGTCACCAAAAAGTGCCAGCAATGTTTGCTATCAACTAACTAATTTTATGGACAATTTAGATAGCAGTAACGTGGGTGCACATCAGTCTCACAACAAATGGAAGATAGAAGTTGTTAAGGCAAAAGGCCAGTTACCTCTACCTAGATACAAACACAGTGCAGTTAATGTCCAGGCAATGGATGGCACTGAATTGATTATCATATTTGGAGGGAGAACAAACACAGGAGTAGCATTAGATAATTGTAGTGTGTTTAGCATCAACTCAAACACTTGGGAAGAAGTGGTGTTTGATGGAGAGATGCCCACTGCACGATTTTCACACTCTTGTTTCACTTGGAAGAATAGTGTTTATATTATTGGAGGGTTAGGTAGTGATTTTATCCCACTTAATTCCATATACAAACTGAGCATAGAA ACCGACACTAGAATTGTTTCCAAGCAACTGAAATTATTTGACTTTCCCTATCAATATGCAAGCCCAGCAGTTTGTCATGGTGACGTGGCCTACCTCATAGGAGGGATCTGTTGTCAAGGAGATGGTACTACAGGAGTGGTGACCATTCACCTGTCAACAATGACCTGGAGCCAGTGTGGTGTGCCAGCTGATCATCGTgttattttagccaatcataCTGCTCATTATTGGAGAGACAACAACATTGTTACACTTGGAGGGGGCGGGAATTGTTTTAGTTTTGGGACACATTATAACTCCGTATACTCATTACAGCTTACGTGA
- the LOC136250209 gene encoding dual specificity mitogen-activated protein kinase kinase 6-like, with translation MSSAPRKPPGAMGLGDKKQSSGKKPSMPLFKAPTPLKEATPDPTLTIGKELDNLTLEGKSYKFSADDLADLGLLGTGNFGTVSKMRYIPTNQLMAMKRVALRELRITDQNEITELVVQVLSRTCPYIVGFYGCLVREGELWMCMELMDTSMEHVQKIYKDMKQTIPEDAIGKVVVAVVSALQYLQKSLKIIHRDVKPSNILLNESGEIKLCDFGISGRLVDSIAKTQDVGCRPYMAPERIDPKKAGTGYTVKADVWSFGITVMELALGEFPYKKWSNIFEQLNAVVNGDPPRLPKDSFSPELQDFVAKCLTKDSILRPGYDDLLLTLFVKKHQVSTFDVAAWYKGIKK, from the exons ATGTCCAGTG CTCCGAGGAAACCGCCTGGGGCAATGGGTTTGGGGGATAAGAAGCAAAGTAGCGGTAAGAAACCATCTATGCCGCTGTTCAAAGCCCCGACACCACTAAAAGA GGCAACCCCAGACCCGACTTTAACCATTGGTAAAGAATTGGACAACCTCACACTTGAAGGGAAG AGTTACAAGTTTAGTGCTGATGATTTAGCAGATCTAGGATTGCTTGGTACTGGTAATTTTGGCACAGTCTCCAAAATGCGGTACATACCCACCAACCAACTAATGGCCATGAAG AGGGTTGCTCTACGTGAGCTAAGGATCACAGATCAAAATGAGATCACAGAATTAGTGGTGCAAGTTCTCAGTCGAACTTGTCCCTATATTGTTGGCTTCTATGGCTGCCTCGTCCGAGAG GGTGAACTATGGATGTGCATGGAGCTAATGGATACATCCATGGAACATGTACAGAAGATTTATAAAGATATGAAGCAAACAATTCCTGAAGATGCCATTGGCAAAGTTGTAGTGGCT GTTGTTAGTGCTTTACAATATCTTCAGAAATCATTGAAAATCATCCACAGAG ATGTGAAGCCTTCTAACATTCTCCTGAATGAGAGTGGAGAAATCAAATTGTGTGATTTTGGTATATCTGGCCGTCTGGTGGACAGCATTGCAAAAACACAAGATGTTGGTTGTCGACCTTATATGGCA CCAGAGAGAATTGATCCCAAGAAGGCTGGAACAGGATACACCGTTAAGGCAGATGTGTGGAGTTTTGGCATTACAGTG ATGGAGTTGGCATTAGGGGAATTCCCTTACAAGAAATGGAGCAATATATTTGAGCAGTTGAATGCTGTTGTCAATGGTGATCCCCCTCGGTTACCCAAAGATAGTTTCTCACCAGAGTTACAAGATTTTGTGGCTAAATG CCTAACTAAAGATTCTATTCTAAGGCCTGGATATGACGACTTGCTG TTGACACTGTTTGTCAAGAAACATCAAGTATCAACGTTTGATGTTGCTGCATGGTACAAGGGGATTAAAAAATAA
- the LOC136250215 gene encoding GTP cyclohydrolase 1 feedback regulatory protein-like: MPYLLVSTQIRLENGPTICGDEWSDKKLMEYLGATLQTLSGNNFSEYRVAQPPRVVLNKLEGLGYRVISMGGVGQSCIWTMYCESPKEPWKTV; encoded by the exons ATGCCCTACCTCCTGGTTAGCACGCAAATTCGATTG GAGAACGGGCCGACGATATGTGGGGATGAATGGAGTGATAAGAAACTGATGGAGTACTTGGGAGCTACCCTGCAGACACTGTCTGGAAATAACTT CTCAGAGTATCGGGTGGCCCAACCTCCACGAGTTGTCCTCAACAAACTTGAAGGACTAGGTTACCGAGTGATCTCCATGGGTGGAGTGGGACAATCATGTATATGGACAATGTACTGTGAGTCACCCAAAGAGCCATGGAAGACTGTGTGA
- the LOC136250216 gene encoding sorting nexin-29-like, whose product MADYSSVVTKSGLQERLLSAVKECQKKFGGKQEMATEDDDAVATLCAEWEAIMMHGLPCGRVGKGKSRKMPHTRPRDSELGFWAVVKANLSQSELERYHSLKHVNTDIGYGRAWLRCCINERSLENYLHQILSNVSLLKSHYESHAYLLDEERSAMLTNMAAGLTAIIFSINYDSEALNHVTGTHTPPEAAQIMEPVVARDDQFKAVSVRKKKKKPKKHEEDEEDEEDGKLFTPEPAEDSVLKGRPSDLSLSEGDSAPHIEGSNHSSTHSSFSGEVEESTHQPMVALYQPESSDTEGDLTTQAQMAYRTTEMVIKATNEGMNHTGGHNIKFSGEMRTNRTSSVGHSHSASELKQALLAMVRRKEEMERERDEVKVLLEQERTEVSQLMEQITVLQMEIKGIKEDHLNKEEALKRENTVLRDQLKKYVSLVQAQRKETIKQSSVDETEATSKPSSTSPRQSPPPLDPSAENMPNLYPKTIEHKLAEMAEMYGELMELNDRLHRELAEKEAIVQRLSQQMQSRGISVTNVPPQLASSVKQSLRQQQIVQIAIPSVIRKGRGADSHHVYQVYIKVKQDEWNIYRRYAEFNEFHRQIRKTIPEAASFEFPPKKTLGRKSSELVEMRRLRLQEYLQFIIRLCSTGGDKRPVYIRPAITKLKFIKILPFFKEDLTTISESLTPTSPSYSGL is encoded by the exons ATGGCTGATTACAGCA GCGTTGTAACCAAGAGTGGTCTTCAAGAGCGGCTGCTAAGCGCCGTCAAAGAA TGCCAGAAGAAATTTGGCGGCAAGCAAGAAATGGCAACAGAAGATGACGATGCTGTTGCTACACTGTGTGCGGAGTGGGAAGCTATCATGATGCATGGGTTACCTTGTGGACGGGTTGGCAAAGGGAAATCCCGCAAGATGCCTCATACAAGACCAAGGGACTCTGAACTAG GATTTTGGGCAGTTGTTAAGGCAAATTTGAGCCAATCAGAACTAGAGCGGTACCACTCCCTCAAACACGTCAACACAGACATTGGTTATGGCAGGGCATGGCTACGCTGCTGCATCAATGAGAGAAGTTTAGAGAACTACCTTCATCAGATACTATCCAATGTCTCCCTCCTGAA GTCACATTATGAGAGTCATGCTTACTTGTTGGATGAAGAGCGCTCAGCAATGCTCACTAATATGGCTGCAG GTTTGACAGCTATCATATTCTCCATCAATTATGATAGTGAGGCATTGAATCATGTGACTGGTACACACACACCCCCTGAAGCCGCACAAATAATGGAGCCAGTGGTTGCCAGAG ATGACCAGTTTAAAGCTGTTAGCGTTcggaaaaagaagaaaaaaccaaagaaacatgaagaagatgaagaagatgaagaagatggGAAACTGTTCACCCCTGAGCCAGCTGAAGACTCGGTCCTCAAAGGCAGGCCATCTGACCTCTCACTCTCTGAGGGAGACTCTGCCCCTCATATTGAAGGGAGTAACCATAGCAGCACACATAGTAGCTTCAGTGGTGAAGTAGAAGAGAGTACACATCAACCGATGGTGGCATTGTATCAGCCAGAAAGTAGTGACACTGAAGGGGACCTGACTACACAGGCACAAATGGCATACAGGACAACAGAGATGGTGATCAAGGCTACCAATGAAGGAATGAATCATACTGGAGGACATAATATCAAGTTTAGTGGTGAGATGAGAACAAAT agaaCCAGCTCGGTAGGTCACAGCCATTCAGCTAGTGAACTGAAGCAAGCTCTGCTAGCAATGGTGAGAAGGAAAGAAGAAATGGAGAGGGAGAGAGA TGAAGTGAAAGTGCTACTGGAACAAGAAAGGACTGAAGTCAGTCAGCTCATGGAGCAGATCACAGTGCTGCAGATGGAGATTAAAGGCATAAAGGAAGATCACTTAAATAAGGAGGAGGCATTAAAAAGAGAGAACACTGTATTAAGGGACCAGTTGAAGAAATATGTCAGTTTAGTACAAGCGCAACGAAAGGAAACAATAAAGCAATCGTCAGTAGATG AGACAGAAGCCACATCAAAGCCATCCTCCACCTCCCCAAGACAATCACCTCCCCCACTTGATCCATCAGCTGAGAATATGCCTAACTT GTACCCTAAGACCATTGAGCACAAACTAGCAGAG ATGGCAGAGATGTATGGAGAACTAATGGAGCTTAATGATAGACTCCATAGGGAACTGGCTGAGAAGGAAGCTATTGTACAACGGCTCTCCCAGCAGATGCAGAGTAGGGGGATCTCCGTAACCAATGTCCCACCACAATTAGCCAGTAGTGTTAAACAGTCATT GCGTCAGCAGCAGATAGTTCAGATAGCTATCCCATCAGTGATCAGGAAGGGGCGCGGTGCAGACTCCCATCACGTCTATCAAGTGTACATCAAAGTAAAGCAGGATGAGTGGAACATCTACCGACGTTATGCCGAGTTCAACGAGTTCCACAGACAA ATCCGCAAGACAATTCCTGAGGCTGCATCATTTGAGTTTCCACCGAAAAAAACACTTGGTAGAAAG AGTTCTGAGCTAGTTGAGATGAGGCGACTAAGACTACAAGAATACCTTCAGTTTATTATTCGTCTTTGTTCCACCGGAGGTGACAAGCGACCTGTCTACATCAGACCAGCCATCACCAAACTGAAATTCATCAAGATACTACCATTTTTCAA GGAAGATTTGACAACAATCTCTGAATCACTAACACCAACGTCGCCATCTTACAGTGgcttgtaa